A DNA window from Fragaria vesca subsp. vesca linkage group LG3, FraVesHawaii_1.0, whole genome shotgun sequence contains the following coding sequences:
- the LOC101308847 gene encoding dnaJ homolog subfamily B member 4-like, with protein sequence MGVDYYKLLQVEKSATEDELKKAYRKLAMKWHPDKNPTNKKEAETKFKQISEAYEVLSDPQKRAIYDQYGEEGLKGQMPPPDAGGPGGATYFQTGDGPNVFRFNPRNANDIFAEIFGFSSPMGGGMGGGGAGGGMRGGRSFGGMFGDDMFSSFGEGRPMSHGPRKASPLERKLPCSLEELYKGTTKKMKISREIADASGRTMPVEEILTIEVKPGWKKGTKITFPEKGNEHPNEIPADLVFIIDEKPHSTFTRDGNDLVMTERISLAEALAGYTLQVTTLDGRTLTIPINTVIHPNYEEIIPREGMPIPKDPSKKGNLRVKFNIKFPTRLTSEQKAGIKKLLGP encoded by the exons ATGGGTGTGGATTACTACAAGCTTTTACAGGTCGAGAAGAGCGCCACAGAGGATGAGTTGAAGAAGGCGTACAGGAAACTCGCTATGAAATGGCACCCTGATAAGAACCCCACCAATAAGAAAGAAGCTGAGACCAAATTCAAGCAGATCTCTGAGGCCTATGAG GTACTGAGTGATCCCCAGAAAAGAGCAATCTATGATCAGTATGGTGAAGAAGGCCTTAAAGGCCAAATGCCGCCTCCGGATGCTGGTGGGCCTGGTGGTGCTACGTATTTCCAAACCGGGGATGGTCCGAATGTGTTCAGATTCAACCCCAGGAATGCCAATGACATCTTTGCGGAGATATTCGGGTTTTCTAGCCCGATGGGTGGTGGAATGGGAGGAGGTGGTGCTGGTGGTGGCATGAGGGGTGGAAGATCCTTTGGTGGAATGTTTGGGGATGACATGTTCAGTTCTTTTGGAGAAGGCCGACCGATGAGCCACGGACCAAGGAAGGCTTCTCCTTTGGAGAGGAAGTTGCCATGTAGCCTTGAGGAGCTCTATAAGGGAACCACAAAGAAGATGAAGATATCTAGGGAAATTGCAGATGCAAGTGG GAGGACAATGCCTGTCGAGGAAATCCTAACCATTGAGGTCAAGCCTGGCTGGAAAAAAGGAACAAAGATTACTTTCCCAGAGAAAGGGAATGAGCATCCGAATGAAATTCCTGCAGACCTTGTATTCATAATCGATGAGAAACCACACAGCACATTCACAAGGGATGGGAACGACCTAGTCATGACAGAGAGGATCTCGCTGGCAGAGGCTTTAGCAGGTTACACTCTGCAGGTCACCACACTAGATGGGAGGACGCTCACCATCCCCATCAACACTGTCATTCATCCAAACTATGAGGAGATAATTCCTCGAGAGGGTATGCCTATACCAAAAGATCCCTCCAAGAAAGGCAACCTTAGAGTGAAATTCAACATCAAATTTCCAACTAGATTGACTTCTGAACAGAAGGCCGGAATCAAGAAACTTTTGGGTCCATAA
- the LOC101298204 gene encoding uncharacterized protein LOC101298204, which produces MEGSEGDNQNRNHENSNSKLNNSGDGGGGKPKRQMKTPFQLEALEKAYAVETYPSESIRAELSEKLGLSDRQLQMWFCHRRLKDKKEGGSGSGPGPGPGPGPGPAKKQRKAVAVLPEPPIDDLAHGSEPGSDYGSGSGSGSSPFGHADRNVVSRNVVVVEDVPRTRHYGSQQSITELRAIAIVEAQLGEPLREDGPVLGIEFDPLPPDAFGAPLVAEQQKRNESKPNKGTPRSLHEYPYLQDHSSVRPDVYGHVAQSHFRDSAIDGPNARTSPFASGNEQLPRVHGGHGRARLLSQQERQAVTFASPGDDGLPQRDAFINGRMSTQYSEPPFIAPESSNVLSDGQINDTMLRMERKRKGEDVRMAKEVEAHEVRIRKEMEKQDILRRKNEERIRREMERQDRERRKEEERLMRERQREEERSKKEQKRENERREKFLQKENIRAEKRRQREELRKEREEVRRKAALEKATARRLLNKSMELYEDEQLELMELAAASKGLSSIISIDPDTNLDAFRDDLTAFPPKSVLLKRPFAVHPWIDSEENIGNFLMVWRFLITFADILELWPFTLDEFVQAFHDYDSRLLGEIHVALLRLIIKDIEDVARTPSTGLGLNQNGAANPGGGHPQIVEGAYAWGFDIRNWQQHLNLLTWPEIFRQLALSAGFGPQLKKRSISWSYLPDNDEGKGCHDVISTLRNGSAAENAFAIMQEKGLLAPRRSRHRLTPGTVKFAAFHVLSLEGNKGLTVLELAEKIQKSGLRDLTTSKTPEASISVALTRDTKLFERIAPSTYRVRSAYRKDPTDAEAILTAARKKVQIFETGILAAEDVDEVERDDVEEVERDEDSECDDVDEDPEVDDLATPAIVKKSPDQYNEVTPFSENGQEDVCNDVAQNVQNEMDKDVSPIPVSASKEADGPSASSKQCVSGVEVSTSNLDQDNMEIDESKAGESWVQGLTEGDYSDLSVEERLNSLVSLIGIANEGNSIRVVLEDRLEAANALKKQMWADAQLDKSRLKEENVSRLDIPSFMVGKAEHVTGVEDGQSPLLDIDSRINEEGAAENQSSNHGSQVILNHLHGVPIERALVPQDISMGPENILNQQLAYASKKSRSQLKSYIAHKAEEMYAYRSLPLGQDRRHNRYWQFVASASSSDPGSGRIFIELNNGNWRLIDTEEAFDTLLMSLDTRGIRESHLRLMLQKIEASFKENVRKNVHLSSRNRVKKEADDMDSSPDYPSSFDSPGSTVSALNSEMGETSSSFRIELNRNENEKRAALRRYQDFQKWMWRECFSTSALCASKYGQKRCRQLFDLCDFCLCCYHFEDSHCSFCHQTFGATYENLDFSEHVIQCKERRNLETCDIHVPGISVPLASRLLKAFITLVEVSVPPEALQSFWTEDCRKTWGAKLNASSSVEELLQMLTLFETAIKRDFVSSNFAATDELLGSGKQSAIANSDNLDTKSISVLPWIPHTTAAVALRVYEMDSAITYVPHEKPEPNGDKEVGEHIKIPLRFTPMRNDREFEPAASDLNEQSTHLKSARNSLKRGRGGREQGRGKKSKSGGSRRKARGNEIENMRQGLGPVGRRPQGQGSGRGRRTVRKRRMKNSAVEGTLIGHTTDLRSSPDSGEESPRNLAGEWDDENINMIHMKGDERGERYEQAEALESEDEDQAVGYEQGNWEIGFDGISGGWNGGLQEPSDEDMGASEDDNNGIEEVREEDSEGDVEMSDASDEVPNRIINDDGSDSASDDDDYSD; this is translated from the exons ATGGGTCGGAGCCGGGGAGTGATTATGGATCGGGTTCGGGCTCCGGCTCAAGCCCGTTTGGTCATGCAGACCGCAATGTGGTGTCTAGGAATGTTGTTGTGGTTGAGGATGTGCCAAGGACGAGGCATTATGGGTCACAGCAGTCGATAACGGAGCTTAGAGCCATTGCTATAGTGGAAGCTCAACTGGGAGAGCCGTTGAGGGAGGATGGCCCGGTGCTTGGGATAGAGTTTGATCCATTGCCCCCGGATGCATTCGGGGCACCTCTAG TTGCAGAGCAGCAGAAGCGGAATGAATCAAAACCAAATAAA GGTACTCCGAGATCTCTCCATGAATATCCATATCTTCAAGACCACTCCAGTGTTCGGCCTGATGTATATGGACATGTTGCTCAATCTCATTTTCGTGATTCAGCAATTGATGGTCCAAATGCAAGAACTTCACCCTTTGCAAGTGGAAATGAACAGTTGCCAAGGGTTCATGGTGGCCACGGTCGGGCTCGTCTTCTGTCACAACAGGAGAGGCAAGCAGTGACCTTTGCATCCCCTGGTGATGATGGCTTACCTCAAAGGGACGCCTTTATCAATGGTAGAATGAGTACTCAATATAGTGAACCCCCTTTTATTGCACCTGAAAGCTCTAATGTGTTGTCTGATGGTCAAATTAACGACACTATGCTGAGAATGGAGAGGAAACGCAAG GGTGAAGATGTCAGAATGGCTAAAGAAGTAGAAGCTCATGAAGTTCGAATCCGGAAGGAGATGGAGAAACAAGATATTCTGAGGAGAAAG AATGAGGAAAGAATCAGGAGAGAAATGGAAAGGCAAGACCGTGAAAGGAGAAAGGAGGAAGAGAGATTGATGCGTGAAAGGCAGCGAGAGGAAGAGAGATCAAAGAAGGAGCAAAAACGTGAAAACGAACGAAGGGAGAAGTTTTTGCAGAAAGAAAATATAAGA GCTGAGAAAAGGAGGCAAAGGGAAGAACTCAGGAAAGAGAGAGAGGAAGTGAGACGCAAAGCTGCACTTGAGAAGGCTACTGCAAGAAGGCTTCTTAATAAATCTATGGAACTTTACGAGGATGAGCAACTAGAGCTAATGGAGTTGGCTGCTGCAAGCAAGGGATTATCTTCAATAATTAGTATTGATCCTGACACCAACCTTGATGCATTCAGAG ATGATCTGACTGCATTTCCACCCAAGTCTGTGCTCTTAAAAAGACCATTTGCAGTTCATCCGTGGATCGATTCAGAGGAAAACATTGGCAACTTTCTCATG GTTTGGAGATTTTTGATTACATTTGCAGATATTCTTGAGTTATGGCCTTTTACTCTGGATGAGTTTGTTCAAGCTTTTCATGACTAT GATTCAAGGTTGTTAGGAGAGATTCATGTTGCTCTCTTAAGGTTGATTATAAAGGATATAGAAGATGTTGCAAGGACACCATCTACTGGACTAGGACTCAATCAAAATGGTGCTGCTAATCCTGGAGGTGGACATCCACAAATTGTTGAAGGA GCATATGCATGGGGGTTTGACATAAGGAACTGGCAACAGCACTTAAATCTACTAACATGGCCTGAAATTTTTCGCCAACTAGCACTCTCTGCTGGATTTGGGCCTCAGTTGAAGAAGAGGAGCATCTCATGGTCATACTTGCCTGATAATGATGAG GGTAAAGGTTGTCATGATGTAATTTCAACTCTGCGCAATGGTTCAGCAGCTGAAAATGCATTTGCAATAATGCAAGAAAAGGGCTTATTAGCTCCAAGGAGATCCAGACATCGGTTGACGCCAGGAACTGTTAAATTTGCTGCTTTTCATGTTCTTTCTCTTGAGGGAAACAAGGGATTAACGGTGTTAGAACTCGCTGAAAAGATTCAG AAATCTGGCCTTCGAGACCTGACAACAAGCAAGACGCCAGAGGCTTCAATTTCTGTTGCTCTGACAAGAGATACTAAACTTTTCGAAAGAATTGCTCCTTCAACATATCGTGTACGATCTGCTTACAGAAAGGACCCTACTGATGCTGAGGCCATACTTACTGCAGCTAGGAAGAAAGTTCAGATATTCGAAACTGGGATTTTAGCTGCAGAAGATGTCGATGAGGTTGAAAGAGATGATGTCGAAGAGGTTGAGAGAGATGAAGACTCTGAATGTGATGACGTTGATGAGGATCCCGAAGTTGATGACTTAGCTACTCCAGCCATTGTAAAGAAATCCCCTGATCAGTATAATGAAGTGACACCTTTCTCAGAGAATGGACAGGAAGATGTATGCAATGATGTTGCACAAAATGTGCAAAATGAGATGGATAAGGATGTATCACCTATTCCAGTCAGTGCTTCCAAAGAGGCAGACGGTCCAAGTGCTTCCTCCAAGCAGTGTGTTTCTGGTGTAGAAGTTAGTACTAGCAATCTTGATCAAGATAATATGGAGATTGATGAGAGCAAGGCAGGTGAATCATGGGTTCAAGGGCTTACTGAAGGGGATTATTCTGATCTCAGTGTTGAAGAGCGTCTTAATTCTCTTGTTTCCTTAATTGGTATTGCAAATGAAGGAAACTCCATTCGTGTTGTTCTTGAG GATCGCCTAGAAGCAGCAAATGCTCTTAAGAAGCAAATGTGGGCGGACGCACAGCTTGACAAAAGTCGCCTAAAAGAAGAGAATGTGAGTAGATTAGATATTCCATCTTTTATGGTAGGCAAAGCGGAACATGTTACTGGAGTGGAAGATGGCCAAAGTCCTCTACTGGATATTGATAGTAGAATCAATGAGGAAGGAGCTGCAGAAAATCAAAGTTCAAATCATGGTTCACAAGTAATTCTGAATCACCTTCACGGTGTGCCTATTGAAAGGGCCCTGGTACCTCAGGATATTTCCATGGGTCCTGAAAACATCTTGAATCAGCAATTGGCTTACGCATCAAAAAAATCACGTTCACAGTTGAAATCATATATTGCCCACAAAGCAGAGGAGATGTATGCTTACAGGTCCCTCCCTCTTGGCCAGGATCGCAGGCACAATCGATACTGGCAATTTGTTGCATCTGCATCAAGCAGTGATCCTGGTTCAGGCAGAATCTTCATTGAACTGAACAATGGAAATTGGAGGCTTATTGACACCGAAGAG GCATTTGACACTCTTTTGATGTCGCTGGATACACGTGGCATTAGAGAATCCCATTTACGCTTAATGTTGCAAAAGATTGAGGCATCCTTCAAGGAAAATGTTCGTAAAAATGTGCATCTTTCAAGTAGAAATCGTGTTAAAAAAGAAGCTGATGATATGGATTCTAGTCCAGACTACCCTTCGAGTTTTGACAGCCCTGGAAGTACTGTTTCTGCTTTAAATTCTGAGATGGGGGAGACATCCTCTTCGTTTAGAATTGAGCTTAACAGAAATGAAAATGAGAAAAGGGCGGCCTTGAGAAGGTATCAAGATTTTCAGAAGTGGATGTGGAGAGAATGCTTTAGCACATCCGCATTATGTGCCTCAAAATATGGGCAAAAGAGATGCAGACAGCTCTTTGATCTTTGCGATTTCTGCCTCTGTTGTTACCATTTTGAGGACTCCCATTGCAGTTTCTGTCATCAGACTTTTGGTGCTACCTATGAAAATCTTGACTTTTCTGAACATGTAATACAATGTAAAGAGAGAAGGAATTTGGAAACATGCGATATCCATGTACCAGGCATTTCTGTTCCTTTGGCCAGCAGACTGCTCAAGGCCTTCATAACTCTTGTTGAG GTATCTGTTCCACCAGAAGCCCTTCAATCCTTTTGGACAGAAGACTGTCGAAAGACGTGGGGAGCCAAACTGAATGCGTCATCATCGGTTGAAGAACTTTTGCAG ATGTTAACTCTGTTTGAGACTGCGATAAAACGAGACTTTGTGTCATCAAACTTTGCAGCCACCGATGAATTACTGGGTTCCGGCAAACAGTCAGCGATTGCTAATAGTGATAATCTAGACACCAAATCAATTTCTGTACTTCCTTGGATACCACATACAACGGCAGCTGTGGCTCTGAGGGTTTATGAGATGGATTCGGCAATTACTTATGTACCACATGAAAAACCTGAGCCCAATGGTGACAAGGAAGTTGGAGAACATATT AAGATTCCTTTGAGATTCACCCCTATGAGGAATGATAGGGAGTTCGAACCAGCAGCGTCAGACCTCAATGAACAAAGTACTCACCTGAAAAGTGCACGAAACAGCCTCAAACGTGGTAGAGGAGGTCGCGAGCAAGGCCGTGGTAAAAAATCCAAATCTGGTGGTAGTCGGCGAAAAGCCAGAGGTAATGAGATTGAGAATATGAGGCAAGGATTGGGACCTGTGGGGCGGAGACCACAGGGACAAGGGAGTGGACGAGGCCGACGTACTGTTAGAAAGAGGAGAATGAAGAACAGCGCTGTTGAGGGGACGCTTATTGGCCATACGACTGACCTACGCAGTAGCCCTGACAGTGGAGAGGAATCACCCAGAAACTTGGCTGGGGAATGGGACGATGAAAATATCAATATGATCCATATGAAAGGTGATGAACGAGGAGAGAGGTATGAGCAAGCAGAGGCACTGGAGTCTGAAGACGAAGACCAAGCAGTAGGATATGAACAAGGGAACTGGGAGATTGGGTTTGATGGGATCTCCGGTGGATGGAACGGCGGCTTACAAGAACCGAGTGATGAGGACATGGGTGCTTCTGAAGATGACAATAACGGCATTGAGGAAGTGAGAGAAGAAGATTCGGAAGGCGATGTAGAAATGAGTGATGCTTCAGATGAAGTACCAAACAGGATTATAAATGATGATGGCTCTGATTCAGCTTCAGATGATGATGACTACAGTGATTGA